One Streptomyces sp. L2 genomic window carries:
- a CDS encoding ABC transporter permease has product MSERTHDGGVAVSAAPSPDEGLTAARLADKYGLAVSGARPSLGEYVRQLWGRRHFILAFSQAKLTAQYSQAKLGQVWQVATPLLNAAVYYLIFGLILKASRGMSHDVYIPFLVTGVFVFTFTQSSVLSGVRAISGNLGLVRALHFPRAALPVSFALQQLQQLLFSMIVLFIVAVGFGSYPSLSWLLIIPALALQFLFNTGLALIVARAGAKTPDLAQLMPFILRTWMYASGVMFSITTMLAGRPEWIARALQANPAAVYMDLIRYALIDGYGASNLPPHVWALALFWAVAVFAGGFVYFWKAEERYGRG; this is encoded by the coding sequence GTGAGTGAGAGAACCCATGACGGAGGCGTCGCGGTGAGCGCGGCCCCGTCGCCCGACGAGGGACTGACGGCGGCACGGCTCGCCGACAAGTACGGGCTCGCCGTGAGCGGCGCCCGGCCCTCGCTCGGCGAGTACGTCCGGCAGCTGTGGGGACGGCGCCACTTCATCCTCGCCTTCTCCCAGGCGAAGCTGACGGCCCAGTACAGCCAGGCGAAGCTCGGCCAGGTGTGGCAGGTCGCGACCCCGCTGCTGAACGCGGCCGTGTACTACCTCATCTTCGGCCTGATCCTCAAGGCCAGCCGGGGCATGTCCCACGACGTGTACATCCCGTTCCTGGTCACCGGCGTCTTCGTGTTCACGTTCACGCAGAGCTCGGTGCTGTCGGGCGTCCGCGCGATCTCCGGCAACCTCGGCCTGGTCCGCGCCCTGCACTTCCCGCGCGCGGCGCTGCCGGTCTCCTTCGCGCTCCAGCAGCTCCAGCAGCTGCTGTTCTCGATGATCGTGCTGTTCATCGTGGCGGTCGGCTTCGGCAGCTACCCGAGCCTGTCCTGGCTGCTGATCATCCCCGCGCTGGCGCTGCAGTTCCTGTTCAACACGGGACTCGCGCTGATCGTGGCCCGCGCGGGCGCCAAGACCCCGGACCTCGCGCAGCTGATGCCGTTCATCCTGCGCACCTGGATGTACGCGTCCGGCGTCATGTTCTCCATCACCACGATGCTGGCGGGCCGCCCCGAGTGGATCGCGCGGGCGCTCCAGGCCAACCCGGCCGCCGTCTACATGGACCTGATCCGCTACGCGCTGATCGACGGCTACGGCGCCTCGAACCTGCCGCCGCACGTGTGGGCGCTCGCCCTGTTCTGGGCCGTGGCCGTGTTCGCCGGCGGCTTCGTGTACTTCTGGAAGGCGGAGGAGAGGTACGGCCGTGGCTGA
- a CDS encoding glycosyltransferase, which produces MASGLKVGAVIITMGNRPDELRALIDSVARQKGDPVEVVVVGNGSPVPDVPAGVRTVELPENLGIPGGRNVGIEAFGPGGEDVDVLLFLDDDGLLAQDDTAELCREAFAADPKLGIVSFRIADPETGVTQRRHVPRLRASDPMRSSRVTTFLGGANAVRTRVFAEVGGLPDEFFYAHEETDLAWRALDAGWLIDYRSDMVLFHPTTAPSRHAVYHRMVARNRVWLARRNLPAPLVPVYLGVWLLLTLARRPSGAALKAWFGGFREGWTSPCGPRRPMRWRTVWRLTRLGRPPII; this is translated from the coding sequence ATGGCTTCCGGCCTCAAAGTCGGCGCGGTGATCATCACCATGGGCAACCGCCCCGACGAACTGCGCGCCCTGATCGACTCGGTCGCCCGGCAGAAGGGCGACCCGGTCGAGGTCGTCGTCGTCGGCAACGGCTCGCCCGTCCCGGACGTCCCCGCGGGCGTGCGGACCGTCGAACTGCCCGAGAACCTGGGCATCCCCGGCGGGCGCAACGTCGGCATCGAGGCCTTCGGGCCCGGCGGCGAGGACGTCGACGTCCTGCTCTTCCTCGACGACGACGGGCTGCTCGCCCAGGACGACACCGCCGAACTGTGCCGGGAGGCCTTCGCCGCGGACCCGAAGCTCGGCATCGTCAGCTTCCGCATCGCCGACCCGGAGACCGGTGTCACCCAGCGGCGGCACGTGCCGCGGCTGCGTGCCTCCGACCCGATGCGCTCCTCCCGGGTCACCACCTTCCTCGGCGGTGCCAACGCGGTGCGCACCCGGGTCTTCGCCGAGGTCGGCGGCCTGCCGGACGAGTTCTTCTACGCCCACGAGGAGACCGACCTGGCGTGGCGGGCCCTGGACGCGGGCTGGCTGATCGACTACCGGTCCGACATGGTGCTGTTCCACCCGACGACCGCTCCGTCCCGGCACGCGGTCTACCACCGCATGGTCGCCCGCAACCGGGTCTGGCTCGCCCGCCGCAACCTGCCCGCGCCGCTGGTCCCGGTCTACCTCGGGGTGTGGCTGCTGCTCACGCTGGCGCGCCGCCCCTCCGGAGCGGCCCTGAAGGCCTGGTTCGGCGGTTTCCGGGAGGGCTGGACCAGCCCCTGCGGTCCCCGCCGGCCCATGCGGTGGCGTACGGTGTGGCGGCTGACCCGACTGGGCCGGCCCCCCATCATCTGA
- a CDS encoding CDP-alcohol phosphatidyltransferase family protein, translating to MSRPSVAELRPVVHPAGVKDRRSGEHWAGRLYMREVSLRVDRFLVNTRITPNQLTYLMTVCGVLATPALLVPGVAGAVLGVVATQLYLLLDCVDGEIARWRKQYSLAGVYLDRVGAYLTDAAVLVGLGLRAADLWGEGRIDWLWAFLGTLAALGAILIKAETDLVGVARHQTGRPPVKEAASEPRSSGMALARRAASALKFHRLILGIEAALLILVLAIIDQIRGDLFFTRLGTAVLAGIAVLQTLLHLVSILASSRLR from the coding sequence ATGTCAAGGCCATCGGTAGCTGAACTCAGACCGGTCGTCCACCCCGCCGGGGTGAAGGACCGGCGCAGCGGTGAGCACTGGGCGGGACGCCTCTACATGCGCGAGGTGTCCCTGCGCGTCGACCGCTTCCTGGTGAACACCAGGATCACGCCCAACCAGCTCACGTACCTGATGACCGTCTGCGGCGTCCTCGCGACCCCGGCCCTGCTGGTGCCGGGCGTCGCGGGCGCCGTCCTCGGTGTCGTCGCCACCCAGCTGTACCTGCTGCTGGACTGCGTCGACGGCGAGATCGCCCGCTGGCGCAAGCAGTACTCGCTGGCCGGGGTCTACCTCGACCGGGTCGGCGCCTACCTGACCGACGCGGCCGTCCTGGTCGGACTCGGGCTGCGCGCCGCCGACCTGTGGGGCGAGGGCCGTATCGACTGGCTGTGGGCCTTCCTCGGCACCCTCGCCGCGCTCGGCGCGATCCTGATCAAGGCCGAGACCGACCTGGTGGGTGTCGCCCGGCACCAGACCGGGCGGCCGCCCGTCAAGGAGGCGGCGTCCGAGCCGCGTTCCTCCGGCATGGCGCTGGCCCGCCGGGCCGCCTCCGCGCTGAAGTTCCACCGGCTGATCCTCGGCATCGAGGCCGCCCTGCTGATCCTGGTCCTCGCGATCATCGACCAGATCCGCGGCGACCTGTTCTTCACCCGGCTCGGCACCGCCGTCCTCGCCGGCATCGCCGTACTGCAGACCCTTCTGCACCTGGTGTCCATCCTCGCGTCCAGCAGGCTGAGGTGA